In Collimonas arenae, a single genomic region encodes these proteins:
- the def gene encoding peptide deformylase, whose amino-acid sequence MSLLNILRYPDVRLHKIAKPVTVFDSRLKKLIADMAETMYEAPGVGLAASQVDVHEQLVVIDTSDSGTDLRVFINPQILWASEEKQIYDEGCLSVPGVYDGVERPARVKVRALDADGNPFEVDADGLLAVCIQHEMDHLQGKVFVEYLSPLKRNRIKAKMIKEERELKRDKQYGTR is encoded by the coding sequence ATGTCCTTATTAAATATTCTCCGTTATCCCGACGTCCGCCTGCACAAAATTGCCAAGCCAGTGACAGTTTTTGACAGTCGGTTAAAAAAATTGATCGCCGACATGGCCGAAACCATGTACGAAGCGCCCGGCGTCGGCCTGGCCGCTTCGCAAGTCGACGTGCACGAACAACTGGTGGTAATCGACACCTCCGATAGCGGCACCGATCTGCGAGTGTTCATCAATCCGCAAATTCTCTGGGCCAGCGAAGAAAAACAGATTTACGACGAAGGCTGCCTGTCGGTGCCTGGCGTCTACGATGGCGTCGAACGCCCTGCGCGGGTGAAAGTACGCGCGCTGGATGCTGACGGCAATCCGTTCGAAGTCGACGCCGATGGTTTGCTGGCGGTTTGCATCCAGCATGAAATGGATCACTTGCAAGGCAAGGTATTCGTTGAATACTTGTCACCGTTGAAGCGCAACCGGATCAAGGCCAAGATGATCAAGGAAGAACGCGAGCTCAAACGCGACAAGCAATACGGCACCAGATAA
- the fmt gene encoding methionyl-tRNA formyltransferase, whose protein sequence is MKIIFAGTPEFAAVALKALHDAGHQIVLALTQPDRPAGRGMQLHASPVKQFALDHQIPVAQPVSLRLDGKYPEVAKEAHELLQTTPHDIMVVAAYGLILPLSVLNIPPRGCLNIHGSLLPRWRGAAPIHRAIEAGDSETGITIMQMDQGLDTGAMLLIEKLAISTDDTTGSLHDKMAALGGEMIVEALRRLEHDALPATPQPEQGVTYAAKISKEEAALDFTQPAEVLERKIRAFNPFPAASASFAGVTLKLWQAQVVAATGAHVPGTIISADPQDGVVVACSSGALRITELQKPGGKRLPVAEFLKAFPMQGGKFD, encoded by the coding sequence ATGAAAATCATCTTCGCCGGAACCCCCGAATTCGCCGCCGTGGCGCTCAAGGCCTTGCACGACGCCGGCCATCAGATCGTCCTGGCGCTGACCCAGCCGGATCGCCCAGCCGGCCGCGGCATGCAGTTGCATGCGTCGCCGGTCAAGCAATTCGCACTCGATCATCAGATACCGGTTGCGCAGCCGGTATCGCTGCGGCTGGATGGTAAATATCCGGAGGTCGCCAAAGAAGCCCATGAATTATTGCAGACCACGCCACACGACATCATGGTAGTAGCCGCCTACGGACTGATCCTGCCGCTCAGCGTCCTGAACATTCCGCCGCGCGGCTGCCTCAACATCCACGGCTCGCTGCTGCCGCGCTGGCGCGGGGCCGCGCCTATCCATCGCGCGATCGAAGCCGGCGACAGCGAGACCGGCATCACCATCATGCAAATGGATCAAGGCTTGGATACGGGCGCCATGCTGTTGATCGAAAAACTGGCGATCAGCACCGACGACACCACCGGCAGCCTGCATGACAAGATGGCCGCGCTCGGCGGTGAAATGATTGTAGAAGCGCTACGCCGGCTTGAGCATGATGCTTTGCCAGCCACACCACAGCCGGAACAGGGCGTCACCTACGCCGCCAAGATCAGCAAGGAAGAAGCAGCGCTAGACTTCACGCAGCCGGCCGAAGTGCTGGAACGCAAGATACGTGCGTTCAATCCCTTCCCTGCCGCTTCTGCGTCATTCGCCGGCGTTACCTTGAAATTGTGGCAAGCACAGGTGGTTGCGGCTACCGGTGCGCATGTACCGGGAACCATCATCAGTGCCGATCCGCAGGATGGCGTGGTGGTGGCTTGCAGTAGCGGCGCTCTGCGAATTACCGAACTACAGAAACCGGGCGGCAAGCGATTGCCGGTGGCCGAATTTTTGAAGGCGTTTCCTATGCAGGGCG
- a CDS encoding LysM peptidoglycan-binding domain-containing protein: MKKFSTAALLLALCTGFGISSMAYAQAVKPMRCEFLPNAPDQHVVVRGDTLWGISGQFLQHPWCWPQVWGLNQDQIHNPHWIYPGQIVYFDRASGRLRLGNATSGEPGVVKLSPQTRVQGIGRDAISSISTDKIGPFLSQPLIIEGDDLKTAPHIVAVQEGHVNLGKGDKAYVRGDLADATTFQVFRPGNPLKDPVTGKVIANEALFLGTLKLERRGSTPDEAATFSVVDTKEEMQVGDRIIPRPVEPILNYVPHAPAGNVDARIVSIYGGVATAAQNQIATINQGKADNIDVGTVLQLSRLGSTIKDPADHNKKVKLPDEQYGTLFIFRVFNHISYGLIMEVQNTVDIGDIARSPQ, translated from the coding sequence ATGAAAAAGTTTAGCACAGCTGCACTCCTTCTTGCTTTATGCACCGGATTTGGCATTTCCAGCATGGCCTATGCGCAGGCAGTCAAGCCCATGCGTTGCGAGTTTTTGCCGAATGCCCCGGATCAGCACGTGGTAGTGCGTGGCGATACGCTGTGGGGAATTTCCGGTCAGTTCTTGCAGCATCCATGGTGCTGGCCGCAGGTGTGGGGCCTGAATCAGGACCAGATTCATAATCCGCACTGGATCTATCCGGGCCAGATCGTGTATTTCGACCGCGCCAGCGGCCGTCTGCGCCTGGGTAACGCAACCAGCGGCGAGCCGGGCGTGGTTAAATTGTCACCGCAAACACGGGTGCAAGGTATCGGCCGTGACGCCATCTCCTCTATTTCCACAGACAAGATCGGCCCTTTCCTGTCGCAACCGCTGATCATCGAAGGCGACGACCTGAAAACGGCGCCGCATATCGTGGCCGTGCAGGAAGGCCATGTGAATTTGGGCAAGGGCGATAAAGCCTATGTGCGCGGCGACCTTGCCGATGCGACCACGTTCCAGGTATTTCGTCCCGGCAACCCGCTCAAGGATCCGGTAACCGGCAAGGTGATCGCCAATGAAGCGCTGTTTCTGGGCACCCTGAAGCTGGAGCGCCGGGGCAGCACGCCGGATGAGGCCGCAACTTTCAGCGTAGTCGACACTAAAGAAGAAATGCAGGTCGGCGACCGCATCATTCCGCGTCCGGTCGAGCCGATTTTGAATTATGTGCCGCATGCGCCGGCCGGTAATGTCGACGCCCGTATCGTCTCCATTTACGGTGGCGTGGCAACGGCGGCGCAGAACCAGATCGCGACGATCAATCAGGGCAAGGCTGACAATATCGATGTCGGCACCGTGCTGCAGCTGTCGCGTTTGGGTTCCACAATCAAAGATCCTGCGGATCACAACAAGAAGGTCAAGCTGCCGGACGAACAATACGGTACCCTGTTCATCTTCCGCGTGTTCAACCATATTTCGTATGGCCTGATCATGGAAGTCCAAAATACGGTCGATATCGGCGACATCGCCAGATCGCCTCAATAA